The genomic region ATTTCCCGAACGCCACCGTCGACGCCGTCGACATCTCCAAGGGCGCGCTCGAGGTCGCTGCGCGCAATGTCGGCGAATACGGGCTCGAGGACCGGATCAGCCTCTACCGCGGCGATCTGTTCGCCCCGCTCGGCGGCAACAGATACGACCTGATCATCACCAACCCGCCCTACGTCGATGCCGAGGGCATGGCGGCATTGCCGCCGGAGTGCCGGGCCGAGCCGAAGCTCGCCTTCGATGGCGGCGCCGACGGTCTCGACGTGGTGCGCCGGATCCTGCACGATGCGACCGATCACCTGACGCCGGATGGCGGGCTGATCTGCGAGATCGGCCGCGGCCGCGAGCTGGTCGACGAGGCCTTTCCGGAACTGCCGTTGCTCTGGCTCGACACCGAAGATTCCGAGGGCGAGGTGTTCTGGATCGCAGCCGCCGATCTCGGCTGATTCATCACGACCGATCACGCTCCGTCGGAACAAGTCAAATATCGCCACGTTCATCCCCCGACGAATTTTCTAGTCCTTGGAGGATGTCCGCATGCTCGCGCCATCGGGCGAATTGCTGCGCGCCGGGATGGCGCTCAAGCTCAATCACGTCAAACGCGCTGCTCAATCCTATCTGCGTGACCAGACCAGTCAGGCCACGGCCAAGGTGACATCCTACGCGGTGGCCGGCGGGCTGTTCGCGGTCGCCGGCCTGTTCGTTGTCGCGACATTTTTCGTCGGACTAATCGCCTTGTACCGCTGGGTCGCGATCACCTATGGGCAATTCTGGGGATTTGGCGCCGTCGCCGCAGTGCTGCTGGTGCTGGCTGCGGTCTGTGCCGGCGTGGCCATGGCTCAGATGAAACGCAAGGCCAAGCCGGTCGTGCCGCTCGCGAGCCGTCTGCGCGTGGCGGTCGCCACGCCCCGGATCCCGCGTGGAACGGTCAAGGAGGCGGTGAAGGAGGTCGCAACGACGATTCCCCTCGCGCCACTCGCACCGGGCGAGCGCGGTGGCATCAAGACCTGGCCGGCCCGCGCCAACCGTCCCGTGCAGCTCGGCCTGATGCTCGCGGCGGTCGGCCTGGTCGGGCTGACGGCCGCCCGGCGGCGACGCAACAGGCACAGTCTGGAGGCGTGATGCTGGCGCGGCGCTCCGAACAGATCGACTCCTGGCTGCTGGTGGCGGCAACGGCCGTGTTCGTGCTGACCGCGGAGCGCTACTTTCAGGATTCAGGCCTGGTGAGGCCGGGGCCTCCGCAAGACCACCGCAAGGGCGAAGCGAACTCCCCGGAAACGCACCCGGCCGGTGCGGCAATGCAGCCGGGCCGCGGCCGCCGGGCGAAAAGCCCGTTCGATATCCCCTGGGCGGGCTGGAAGGACATCTTTTGGCGTACCTATCAGCGCATCGACGAGGATCGCCTGCTGGCGACGGCGGGCGGCGTCGTCTTCTTCGGCCTGCTCGCGCTCTTCCCCGCAGTCACCGCACTCGTCTCCTCTTATGCCCTGTTCGCCAATCCCGCCACGATCAGCGCCAACCTCCAGACGCTTGCGACCATGCTGCCCGAGGGCTCGTTCCAGATCGTCGAAGACCAGGTCGCGCGCGTGGTGTCGAACGGCAATACGACGCTCGGCGTCACCTTCCTGTTCGGCCTGCTACTTGCGATCTGGAGCGCCAATGCCGGCGTCAAGGCGATCTTCGACGCCCTCAACGTCGCTTATGAAGAACGCGAGAAGCGCAGCTTCATCCAGCTGAACATGGTCTCGCTGGCCTTTACCGTCGGGGGCATCGTGGCGCTGCTGTTGATGGTGGGAGCCGTCGTCGCCTTCCCGCTTGCGCTCAATCATCTCGGCATGGCGCCGGAAAGCAAGCTGATCGTGGCGCTGGCACGATGGCCGCTGCTGTTCATCATCCTGCTGGTCGCACTCGCCATCCTCTACCGCTTCGCGCCCAGCCGTGACGCGCCGCGCTGGCAATGGCTGAGCCTCGGCGCCGTGACGGCTGCGATCCTCTGGATCGCAGGCTCCGCCCTG from Bradyrhizobium sp. CB1015 harbors:
- a CDS encoding phage holin family protein, with the translated sequence MLAPSGELLRAGMALKLNHVKRAAQSYLRDQTSQATAKVTSYAVAGGLFAVAGLFVVATFFVGLIALYRWVAITYGQFWGFGAVAAVLLVLAAVCAGVAMAQMKRKAKPVVPLASRLRVAVATPRIPRGTVKEAVKEVATTIPLAPLAPGERGGIKTWPARANRPVQLGLMLAAVGLVGLTAARRRRNRHSLEA
- a CDS encoding YihY/virulence factor BrkB family protein — protein: MLARRSEQIDSWLLVAATAVFVLTAERYFQDSGLVRPGPPQDHRKGEANSPETHPAGAAMQPGRGRRAKSPFDIPWAGWKDIFWRTYQRIDEDRLLATAGGVVFFGLLALFPAVTALVSSYALFANPATISANLQTLATMLPEGSFQIVEDQVARVVSNGNTTLGVTFLFGLLLAIWSANAGVKAIFDALNVAYEEREKRSFIQLNMVSLAFTVGGIVALLLMVGAVVAFPLALNHLGMAPESKLIVALARWPLLFIILLVALAILYRFAPSRDAPRWQWLSLGAVTAAILWIAGSALLSWYLSEFANYNATYGSLGAAIGLMMWMWMSAIVIMFGAELNSEIERQTLRDTTTGRPKPLGTRDAVSADTVGATAPF